A window of the Tripterygium wilfordii isolate XIE 37 chromosome 12, ASM1340144v1, whole genome shotgun sequence genome harbors these coding sequences:
- the LOC120010259 gene encoding vacuolar protein sorting-associated protein 9A-like isoform X2, translating into MASSESSSSSAQSLTFYGFLDKMRNPASVDLVRSIKSFIVSFSFYSPYPENDGKRVQEFFSIFEVAIMDHQLWENSSMEEIDCSMELAEKELQKINSFKAPREKLLCIMSCCKVINNLLLNASISEDHALGGADDFLPVLIYITIKANPPHLHSNLRYIQLYRRQSKLMSEAAYYFTNLVSAKSFIVDLTAESLSIDASEFEENMQAASLTNKGATVEPSLVLNPTLEEQKDVGPATALDEAEDGFGTSYPYMDAEPGELTVADVERLLSLYKDVVTKYTNLRRAP; encoded by the exons ATGGCGTCATCAGAATCGTCGTCTTCATCAGCTCAGTCACTGACATTCTATGGTTTTCTCGATAAAATGCGAAATCCTGCTTCTGTCGATCTCGTTCGATCCATCAAGAG CTTCATTGTATCCTTCTCATTTTACTCGCCCTATCCTGAAAATGATGGCAAAAGGGTACAAGAGTTCTTTTCCATATTTGAAGTGGCCATTATGGATCATCAACTATGGGAAAATTCCTCTATGGAAGAAATTGACTGTTCGATGGAG CTTGCTGAAAAAGAATTACAGAAGATCAACTCGTTCAAAGCTCCTCGTGAGAAGCTACTCTGCATAATGAGTTGCTGCAAAGTCATCAACAATTTGCTGCTCAATGCATCGATATCAGAAGATCATGCACTTGGTGGGGCTGACGACTTTCTTCCTGTTCTTATATACATCACCATCAAG GCGAATCCTCCTCATTTGCATTCAAACCTGAGATATATCCAGCTATACCGTAGACAATCGAAACTCATGTCGGAAGCAGCTTATTATTTCACGAATCTTGTCTCGGCCAAGTCTTTTATTGTTGACTTGACTGCTGAGTCACTTTCTATTGATGCATCTGAATTCGAAGAGAACATGCAAGCAGCAAGTTTGACCAACAAAGGGGCCACAGTAGAGCCATCGCTTGTATTGAATCCAACCCTCGAAGAACAGAAAGATGTTGGTCCTGCCACAGCATTAGATGAAGCAGAAG ATGGATTTGGAACAAGTTATCCGTACATGGATGCTGAGCCCGGTGAATTGACTGTGGCAGATGTGGAGAGATTATTGTCCCTGTACAAAGATGTTGTTACAAAATACACAAATCTTCGTAGAGCACCGTAA
- the LOC120010259 gene encoding vacuolar protein sorting-associated protein 9A-like isoform X1 encodes MASSESSSSSAQSLTFYGFLDKMRNPASVDLVRSIKSFIVSFSFYSPYPENDGKRVQEFFSIFEVAIMDHQLWENSSMEEIDCSMEGLEKYVMTKLFSRTFASSPEDVKIDQEISEKIHLLQTFLRPDHLDIRPFLRNESSWLLAEKELQKINSFKAPREKLLCIMSCCKVINNLLLNASISEDHALGGADDFLPVLIYITIKANPPHLHSNLRYIQLYRRQSKLMSEAAYYFTNLVSAKSFIVDLTAESLSIDASEFEENMQAASLTNKGATVEPSLVLNPTLEEQKDVGPATALDEAEDGFGTSYPYMDAEPGELTVADVERLLSLYKDVVTKYTNLRRAP; translated from the exons ATGGCGTCATCAGAATCGTCGTCTTCATCAGCTCAGTCACTGACATTCTATGGTTTTCTCGATAAAATGCGAAATCCTGCTTCTGTCGATCTCGTTCGATCCATCAAGAG CTTCATTGTATCCTTCTCATTTTACTCGCCCTATCCTGAAAATGATGGCAAAAGGGTACAAGAGTTCTTTTCCATATTTGAAGTGGCCATTATGGATCATCAACTATGGGAAAATTCCTCTATGGAAGAAATTGACTGTTCGATGGAG GGTTTGGAGAAATATGTTATGACCAAATTGTTCTCTCGAACATTCGCTTCATCTCCTGAGGATGTAAAGATAGACCAGGAGATCTCTGAGAAGATACACTTGCTGCAGACTTTCTTAAGGCCTGACCATTTGGATATACGGCCATTTCTTCGTAATGAATCTTCATGGCTG CTTGCTGAAAAAGAATTACAGAAGATCAACTCGTTCAAAGCTCCTCGTGAGAAGCTACTCTGCATAATGAGTTGCTGCAAAGTCATCAACAATTTGCTGCTCAATGCATCGATATCAGAAGATCATGCACTTGGTGGGGCTGACGACTTTCTTCCTGTTCTTATATACATCACCATCAAG GCGAATCCTCCTCATTTGCATTCAAACCTGAGATATATCCAGCTATACCGTAGACAATCGAAACTCATGTCGGAAGCAGCTTATTATTTCACGAATCTTGTCTCGGCCAAGTCTTTTATTGTTGACTTGACTGCTGAGTCACTTTCTATTGATGCATCTGAATTCGAAGAGAACATGCAAGCAGCAAGTTTGACCAACAAAGGGGCCACAGTAGAGCCATCGCTTGTATTGAATCCAACCCTCGAAGAACAGAAAGATGTTGGTCCTGCCACAGCATTAGATGAAGCAGAAG ATGGATTTGGAACAAGTTATCCGTACATGGATGCTGAGCCCGGTGAATTGACTGTGGCAGATGTGGAGAGATTATTGTCCCTGTACAAAGATGTTGTTACAAAATACACAAATCTTCGTAGAGCACCGTAA